From Calliphora vicina chromosome 3, idCalVici1.1, whole genome shotgun sequence:
AGTGatataaaaaagagggaaataaataacttcgatttgaatgaaatttgacatgcgccaagaaaaagttttgtcgagtttaaattttgaccgcTAAGGGTGCgtccaggggtccccaaagtattCTTTTATTGTGCTGGTTTATTGAGCTTCtctaaaaaaaacacttgtttcAATGAGTTTTTcacaactttaaatttttatttcataatatcctttaaaatttttgacaaaacaaatttgtatttccattaaaaaattaaacacaaaaattattcaaaatttttcgtaaaaataacgcaaatttaaaattcctttaaGAAACTCTATTATTAATCTGCGGCAAACTAattcacaaaataaaatgtcCAAGATTTTGTTATCTTTACCCTCTACATTGTCAAAGCGCATGCCATTGTTATATCAAAGACATTTTGCCTCGGAAATCAAGGGCAGTTGGAATGAGGCACCCTTATGCAAAGGACGTAAGATGACAGAGGCTGAACAAAAATGTCATCCCAAACAGGCCAGTTGTTCGGGCAGTTTAAGTGCTTGCGGTGGAACATATTGGCCAGAATGTGGTGAACCAGATATAAAACCAGCACCACAATTAACATGTTGCTGTGAGAAACACCTAAGCAAACCGATATGTGAAAAGCCGGCCAAAAAGAAACCTAAACATAAGGAAGAGAAACCCTTCAAATCAATGTGGGAGGTATGCGGTGTAGATCCCCAATGTCCCGATTTGATACCACGTCTAGATGAAACCCACTACGAATCATCGGATAAAACCAAAAGAATTTATACCCAAACCTGGAAGTCATGTCAGCCACAGACAAGAAAACGTAAAGTTTGTTGTTTCAATGAGATGTGCATGTTGCCACCACTGGAAAAACGAAGCAAACAAGAATGTCCCCACACAGCCAAGGAACAGGACAGTGAgcagctaaaattggactataatgTTTTGAGGAAATGTATGGAAAGTCCTCCCGAAAATCCCAATACGAGACGTATTAACAAATGTCGCAAAATTGTTATGCCCTGTTGCCGTAAGGTGGCTCAAATCATTAAATGTCATCGTAATCGCATGCAATCCAAGTGTTTGAAAGAATGCTGTCCCCATCCTAGCTTTTCGGAGTGTGATCATGCCAAATTGAAGACTGGGCCACCAGCTGAATGTCGTTGTACACATTTTCTCAATCAATGTGAAACGAATCGTTTTGCATTGCGCAAGCAACAGTTTAATATTCCACCTGCTTTGCCAGCCTGGCCACCCAAAGAGAGGCCAAAGTAGATGAATGCTAAGCagaaagttttataaatttttattaacaagaTTGTGAAACTTGGAGGCATTTGGGTGTAGATGGGAaaagatttacaaaatattggtcattatattttgtgaattaaaattaaatcaaattttagtaAAGTTAAATTTgagaattgtataaaaaaaaaattgtaagattaactaaaataaaacgtAACAAAAACTAGAACTTTAAGAATAATTGTTCAAGGGAAAATTTCTTGAAATTCGCCAGTATTTCGTTACCTTAAACGCAAACGGATGTaacttaacaaaaattcaaaatcgtgTTTCATGCTCAGTTGCGTTAggtacaggttctctgtgatggtctggtcagattgcagcagctcataataggacccttttgctcatACCTAAAACAGAGAATTgcattagcgccatggatagatatttggctttgatgtcgattcttctggttggccgggcttcacatacgaagTCTTAGgcatcgggttatcgtaattgaaccatttttcatcgcaattaatgattcagtgcaaaagtTATGTTCTTTTCTAGCGtttaagcagcatttcagatcTTTTTGATGAATCCAGCTGtttgtaaaagttttaaaattgcttgtggagtagctcccaataacttgcaaaatcattagagTTTGTCAAGAATCTTCATAACGCCTCCAAgcattggtcttcaaacttttttgttatcttccgtgtcaaaatcatcacttctgaatcGCACAAATTATTTCTCGCGCGTTGAAACCTATTAAACACATTCAGCATAAGCTTCGGTAAGcattcggtgtgcttcagctgcactttttttgcaaattaaataattaaagcaaaacgcatatgacgctttgttttcagaaaattcgaaatttacgAAACAGTTCTCCTTTATTGTGAGGATAGTTTGGAAATTTATCAGGAATAGAGTCACGCCACAACAACGTTtgcaaattgttcaaatttattttgaaaatcatgGTTCAATTTGAAAAGTTCGTATGCAGGAAGGTTAGTACGAGAAACTTTGGATTGTTTTCTCAATACGTTTACTCTTAACGATAATAAACAGAGTAGTGTTAATGATGATCCATATGACGTAACAAATAACGAAcgtagagtgtccaaaaaccCGGTTTCCgttttaaccgaaaaagtatgtttttgaaaaaaccggttttgattattatcttttattaaaaccggttaaacggtttcggtttttgttaaatgctataaaataaatcaatatttttgaaaatggtatcaacatttttcataaatatgattgaattagctttagaaaatattgttacgaaattgtacttgaattcaaatataatgattttaacggctgatttaaagttgcataatgctatttgaaagcagtgcctctcaaactgtaacatatctctgggcattattaacattaaataaaagctttgagttgatcattgatcgtaagcaTTGCAAAGgtgaatgtttgctgcgacacgtacattcgaattcgaatattcgagttttgacagttaaagcaTTGTAGAAAGTTtaccagagatggcgtgtgtgttcgaaagctctagaatatacgagctttgacagttaaagaacaatctagagtgcagatggcagtgttataaatagtggcagatgttgcagtcgttagtgagtttatcagagactctattcgaataaacatcaactgagtgccttaaagtgtgctgtattttcaagtgaactcgtgtacattataaagtgtgggtgtatttctgcaaatttataaacgtgtataaataaacattgagtgcctatttaattctgttgttgtacattttaaataaataaagagttgttataatttttaaactactaaacggcttttatttgcaatcaaaagtatccggtttatttaaaggaaataaaccaacgttttgaaaaggttaaaacgtaacaatatatttaattaaaaccggttaaccgtcttacaaaaaccggtttgtcaaaaaaccgaaaagttaaaaaaaccaagatgaaaaaaccggttctgaattatttccaaaataaattgtaacaaaatctgTTCTTGAACACATGTATAAGTGCATCTGAATTGCGATGTCGAAAGAGATATTTAtggaaatttgattttattattttgtatacgTGAATTCAAAGCGGATCCATTAAACTCATGGTTGGCTACCGAATCAAAACGGTTAAAAGGTAACGATAATACTGATTTGATTATTTCGATAAAGGTATTTGGTAATATTTACGAAATGGTATTTTAGAGGTAACGATAGTAGAGCCGAAAGGTTATTTTAGGTGTAATGGTAGTCAAtttgttttaactaaaattCTGTTTGAAATCTATCTCATTTTAAACCTCCCTTATCTCTTAATCCTTTTCATTTTCCATTTCTCCATGCAGATATATTTTGATTctaagaaaatatgtttaattccAACTGACAAACATAATATCATGCtagattaattttatttgctgaGCACTACTCACCTACTTTgcacataaaatttaacacatcatttaaagaaatgcGCTATTAAGTTTTCTCCTCTTAAgcctatataaaattgttaaggATTTAAATACTCTTACTTTTATGCTTTGCTTAGTTAAATAACAAATCCAACCTATTtcaaaacattcatattttaatGTCAAGTTTGAAGTTTCCAGCACTTTGTAATCGAGCTAAAgaatcataaatttaaaatgaaaccaTCATGTGCACATGTGAAAATGCAATTTAATGACTTTTGTAGccttaaaagctttaaaatatttcatagagCGTTTAATACAAAACTAATATAATGGATTTAAAGGAAATCAACAATATACGCAGACAGCCACGCAACAATTTTATGCACCCGGCAGGTTGTGGCACTGGTTTTgagattaacaaaattttaactgatAACCTACATTTAAGGATTTTGATTGCAACAACAATAAGCAaagatttaagcacaatgttcaaaacaaacaagaaatttaaaaaatttctagtGGCAGCAACGATAGATTATTTGCTAAAGTGCAAGAAAATTCTGAAGCCAGCAATGAGAAACTTCTTGCTGAAGTTAAATCTAAAGTCAATAAACTTCTAGAGTTATCAACGACAAACTATTAGTTGAAATGAAAGCGAAACTTCAGGAATCTTCTAAAGCTACATACGAGAAACATCAAGAAGCAAAGATTTAAGCACAACGTTCGTGGttatgatggaaaaaaaacaaacaagaaatttcaagaaacttctagtgCAATATTCATGAAAATTCTGAAGCCagcaacgagaaacttcttgctATAGTTTAATCTAAAGCCgagaaacttctagagtcaacaacgACAAACTATTGGTTGAAATGAAAGCGAAACTTCAGGAAACTTCTAAAGCTACATACGATAAACATCAATAAATGTATTTGGTTATAAACAGAGTGGATTCTATTAACACAAATGTGTCATGTATTTAATCAAACATGGTTTCTTTGTAACTCACTTAATCGAACTAGCGATTCTGGTAATTGTCGAAATTGCTTAATTCTTTGGAtgaatagtaattcagataggAAAATTAGATATAAGGAGGATCGAAGTAGGATGTCGAAATTGCtatataattgaaaaatgtaaccTATAAAACTGCATGGTATACAATAATTTAaaggtatatatgtatgtgcgtACATGCATGTGAATACATGTGAATGAAACATAAATGAACAAACATTTTCGCAGTTTGAAAACCTGGTACAAGATGATGACaacattaattaaaatagtGAGTGGTTGAGTAAAAGAAAAGCTTCTTGTTGCTGAAgggtaaaaaaataaagaacgaAATAAACACATACAAGTAAACAACACATATACAAGTTCACGTGCAAGAAAAACCATTCTGTGTACAGTGAGTAACAAATAGTAAAGAATGTCTTCAATAGTAAAACTGATATATCATTGAATACATTCATAGACTTTTTACAGTAGACTATTTTCAGTATATGTCTCTGTAAGTATCAAGATGATTCTTTGTTGATTTTCATGAATGCCTAGGATATTTGTATCATGGGAAAATACTGAAGTAAATGTAGCCTTCAGCTAtactttatcaaaaaataatttgggaTATAtccaattttacaattttgttttatatctgTGTATAACATTTGTTGTCTTTAAGACTCCACTGTATTCTTGTTTATTGTAGATGGAAAATGTGTAAAAGTTTTTACCTTGAAGCCAAGTTTATTACCACAAGGCATaattttacacacacacacatctacatatatataatacatacatatgtatgtacatgtgtatgtaaaaatgtatatttgtttttattattcaatttcAGTTGCATTATAGTTTTCATAGTAAATTCACATTAGACTGctgccaaaaaaattaatgacttGTATtaacccaataagcaccaaagccctaaaaattcaagcacttgaatattttgttggaatttgaattgaatgcaaatgtaattttgttttaaacttgaaaaaataaatatttttcaaataaaaaacgtaTGGccgaatttatgtttccttgaCTTGACTATAGTTTAATGCTTGAACTACACTTGCTTTGaaattgaattccagtaaaaatgattATTGGggaaatatactttatttaagAGAATAGTCTCAGAGAAACGATTTAGCTATGAGCGATCAAAATAGtgttttgcagcaaatattTTTGGGGAATATATTGTCAGAGGAACAATGCTAATACAAGTCAAGATTCATACCTTGagttttttctttctatataaatttggaTTAGTATACTGCAtaagtttgaaatttatgtaAGCTTGGTTGCGTGTATTACAGTACAAAAAACGTAAAATGTTTTTTGCCATTTAAGTCAACTTATGGTTAAGTAGTGTGTTGGTAAGTGATTTCAGTAATACATCTTAATTTGCAGCATACATAAAGTGCGCAACAAAAACTCTAACACATACATAAAATCATACAAACAGATTCAAACTGACACACACCAGCAGCTTTCGGTGACTGTGACCGAACTAGGGATTTTACCTATTACTTAGACTAATGACTAGTTACATAAGTAGTTATGTGAATAGTTATTTCAACACGTGCATATCCTAAGCaaggggtcaattgaccccatTTTATTAGCTGGTCCGAAGTAGTCAATGCATTGGATTCAATTGCCGAtaacatagagtcagttacctcaCTAGATACCTAAGTGGTtatttgatcagctacataactagttattttaatatgtacggGTATTAATTGACCTTAAACAGTCATTTAAAAAGACATCTAATAGACAGTCTAATAACCGATCGATTCCCTGAACGAAATTTGTGTCAATTGTTCTAAGAGCACTTGTCCTGTGACCAgtgaatacaaaattattaccaAAAGGAACGGATTATGATAGGTAAAAACAAGACATATCACTTAACTAGTGTTAAAGTGTTTGAAGTGTAGTTACTACTGAGGAAAGGTAACTGACACAAAATTAGTCCTGCGACTGGGTTTTGTGGGTGTTATGTTCAATCTCTTTATATGGCATGATATTGGTCTAGAAAGTGGTGAAATCACATCTTTTCGGCTCATTGTGATAGGTCACATAATGAAcgcaaatgaaccggttcagtttATTATGAAACTGGTCACCAAATAGGATTAAAATAGTTTGAACTCttttttaccaaatattattaaaatatgttgaaCCGACATTGAATAAG
This genomic window contains:
- the LOC135955172 gene encoding uncharacterized protein LOC135955172, whose amino-acid sequence is MSKILLSLPSTLSKRMPLLYQRHFASEIKGSWNEAPLCKGRKMTEAEQKCHPKQASCSGSLSACGGTYWPECGEPDIKPAPQLTCCCEKHLSKPICEKPAKKKPKHKEEKPFKSMWEVCGVDPQCPDLIPRLDETHYESSDKTKRIYTQTWKSCQPQTRKRKVCCFNEMCMLPPLEKRSKQECPHTAKEQDSEQLKLDYNVLRKCMESPPENPNTRRINKCRKIVMPCCRKVAQIIKCHRNRMQSKCLKECCPHPSFSECDHAKLKTGPPAECRCTHFLNQCETNRFALRKQQFNIPPALPAWPPKERPK